The Nomia melanderi isolate GNS246 chromosome 7, iyNomMela1, whole genome shotgun sequence genome includes a window with the following:
- the LOC116430479 gene encoding uncharacterized protein LOC116430479: MQRWILVSVASLLIGDAFADVLVQPGYGQPSSLLNPHPIVQPLSTLQRVASNQFTDAGYHLELHPVYGNLGHSTPALGYLQSHDLSPYLSKTAQRRLYSGKLGTVGIPLAHPIVQPHYIPLAVHSRHTRSTIEQPTVGIREKRGQDDVATKSSLNENVPESVRVPLQGGEEKRVEVRQSKNDQTGLVANLLGLNPANMRPVQNQYQVADPAFRTYQQTISEPPKILSQISTRSTTQTQAMPQSQAATSAQNTIPRMNPVDLENAALLRHAYQQSGTSQTTVRDQQRNFPDPRPDATQSSTETQGDRNKSKNSAEFRDASNPELSDDKELVGSKSRQHNIKTVYHIHQHRPHLHYRNFATGDGYPCTCSNAGYVIYNGNDATSGLGVTPLNVQQPAQVYQLPIAQENYSPNSEYVVLPQAYSNYVANYDSSYPGSPTGTYCLQDASAVAY, from the exons ATGCAGCGGTGGATATTG GTTTCAGTGGCGAGCCTTTTAATCGGCGACGCATTCGCCGACGTTCTAGTGCAGCCTGGCTATGGTCAGCCGAGTTCCTTATTGAATCCACACCCAATAGTGCAGCCTCTGTCAACCCTTCAACGCGTTGCGAGTAACCAGTTCACCGATGCAGGATATCATTTAGAGCTACATCCTGTCTACGGAAACTTGGGACACTCTACTCCTGCACTGGGTTACCTCCAAAGTCACGATTTGTCGCCCTATCTGTCGAAGACAGCTCAAAGACGCCTATACTCTGGAAAGTTGGGCACTGTCGGGATTCCCCTCGCGCATCCGATCGTACAACCTCATTATATCCCCTTG GCAGTACATAGTCGGCATACGAGATCGACGATTGAACAGCCCACTGTTGGGATACGCGAGAAGCGCGGTCAGGATGATGTGGCCACGAAGTCGTCCTTAAACGAAAACGTCCCGGAGTCCGTTCGTGTGCCTCTTCAAGGCGGAGAAG AAAAACGCGTGGAAGTTCGTCAAAGTAAAAACGATCAAACAGGTTTGGTTGCAAACTTGTTAGGCCTGAATCCAGCGAACATGCGTCCCGTACAGAATCAATACCAGGTCGCGGATCCCGCCTTCAGAACCTACCAGCAAACGATCAGCGAGCCCCCAAAGATACTGTCCCAAATAAGTACTCGGTCTACGACGCAGACACAAGCGATGCCGCAGAGTCAAGCCGCAACTTCAGCGCAGAACACAATTCCCAGAATGAATCCCGTCGATTTGGAGAACGCCGCGCTGCTGCGACATGCCTATCAGCAAAGTGGAACGTCGCAGACCACCGTGCGAGACCAACAAAggaatttccctgaccctagaCCGGACGCGACCCAGTCGTCGACGGAGACGCAGGGcgaccgcaataaatcgaagaacTCCGCA GAGTTCCGAGACGCCAGCAACCCCGAGCTAAGCGACGACAAGGAGCTGGTAGGCTCGAAGTCGAGGCAGCACAATATTAAGACGGTATATCACATACATCAACACAGGCCGCACCTACATTATCGGAACTTCGCGACAGGCGACGGTTACCCTTGCACCTGCTCGAACGCTGGCTACGTGATCTACAACGGCAACGACGCGACGTCTGGCTTGGGGGTGACGCCGCTGAACGTGCAGCAGCCGGCGCAAGTTTATCAACTGCCGATCGCCCAAGAGAACTATTCGCCGAACAGCGAATACGTGGTCCTGCCCCAGGCCTACAGCAATTACGTCGCCAATTACGACTCGAGTTATCCCGGCAGTCCAACAGGAACGTACTGTTTGCAAGACGCATCGGCCGTCGCCTATTAA